Part of the Taeniopygia guttata chromosome 30, bTaeGut7.mat, whole genome shotgun sequence genome is shown below.
caaatctccccaaatcagccccaaatcctccctcagacccctcagaccccaaatctccccaaatcccctctcaaaccccaaatcccctcagaccccaaatcctccctcagccccctcacaccccaaatcagccccaaatcctccctcaGACCCCTCagcccccaaatctccccaaatcccctcagccccaaatcccccctcaaaccccaaatcccctcagccccaaatcccctcagacccctcagaccccaaatcccctcagccccaaatcccctcagacccctcagaccccaaatcccccctcagcccccaaatctccccaaatcccctccgCCCCATCCCTTCCCTCGCTCACCCTCACGCAGCTGAGCGCGCACTCGGCGTGCACCGACCAGAGCCCGGCCAGCGCCGTCAGCAGCTGCAGCGCCGCGATGGCCCCGAGCGCCAACAGCGCCGCCTCGGGCGGTCCCGCCTCCCCCGCCGCCCACAACCGCGGCCCCCACATCCACAGCCAGGCCGGGTAGAGCCCGGCGGCGAAGGGCAGCACGGTGCCGCGGAGcaggcgcggccgccgccggtAAAGCGTTACCGACGAGACCAGCTCGTCCTCGGgggccgccgcggccgccgccatTTTCCCTCCGCCCTCACTGCGCCGCTTCCGCTTTCGCTTCCGCCTCTGCGCCTGCGCGGAGCGCGCGGTTCCCGCCTCGGGGCGGGGCGCATGCGCAGAGCGAAGAAATGGCGGCGATATGGGCGGGGCGCATGCGCAGAGCGAAGGAGTGGCGGCGGGATGGGCGGGGCGCATGCGCAGAGCGGAGGAGTGGCGGCGGGATGGGCGTTGCGCATGCGCAGAGCGAAGGACTGGCGGAAGTGAAGCGGTGAAGGAGGAGGCGCCATGTGAGTGAGGGGCGGCGGGGTCGGGCCGTGTCCGCGCTGTGTCCCCTCGTGTCGCGCTGtgtccctcccgtgtcccctcgGTGTCACCTCATGTCCTCTCCGGGGCCCCTCGTGTCGCGCTGTGTCCCCCCCCCGCGTTCCCTCGGTGTCCCCCCTGTTCcagccccgctgtccccgctggtGTCGCCGGGGATGGCCCCGGGCCCgtcccagggaggtgacactgtcccggggaggtgacactgtccttgtccctgtccccatacCGGGGAGGTGACACTGCCCCTGTCCCCGTCCCAGGGAGGTGACCGTGTCCCGGGGAGGTGAcaccgtccctgtccctgtcccggggAGGTGACACcgtccttgtccctgtcccatccctgtccctgtccccgtcccagggaggtgacaccgtccctgtccctgtcccatccctgtccctgtccctgtccccgtcccagggaggtgacaccgtccctgtccctgtcccggggAGGTGAcaccgtccctgtccctgtccccatcccagggaggtgacaccatccttgtccctgtccctgtcccatccctgtccctgtccctgtcccggggaggtgacactgtccctgtccctgtccccatcccggggaGGTGAcaccgtccctgtccctgtccctgtcccagggaggtgacaccgtccctgtccctgtcccagggaggtgacactgtccctgtccccgtcccagggaggtgacaccgtccctgtccctgtccccatcccagggaggtgacaccatccctgtccctgtcccggggaggtgacactgtccctgtccccgtcccagGGAGGCGCTGGCCGTCACCGCCCGGCTCTGTGGGCCGCAGTTGGAGCGTTACGGGCGCTGTGTGGCCGCCAGCCCCGGCAGCTGGCACCAGGATTGTCACCAACTGTCCCTGAGTGTCACCGAGTGCGCCTCCGCCCAGTGagtgacaccctggggacactgggattgTCACCAactgtccccaaatgtcacccaGTGCGCCTCCGCCCAGTGagtgacaccctggggacaccgggattGTCACCAactgtccccaaatgtcacccaGTGCGCCTCCGCCCAGTGagtgacaccctggggacactgggattgTCACCAactgtccccaaatgtcacccaGTGCGCCTCCGCCCAGTGagtgacaccctggggacactgaggggacactgggattGTCACCAactgtccccaaatgtcacccaGTGCGCCTCCGCCCAGTGagtgacaccctggggacaccctggggacactgggattgTCACCAactgtccccaaatgtcacccaGTGCGCCTCTGGCCAGTGagtgacaccctggggacactgaggggacactggggacactgaggggacactgggattGTCACCAactgtccccaaatgtcacccaGTGCGCCTCCGGCCAGTGagtgacaccctggggacactgaggggacattggggacactgaggggacactgggattGTCACCAACTGTCCCTGAGTGTCACCCAGTGCGCCTCTGGCCAGTGagtgacaccctggggacactgagatTGTCACCAactgtccccaaatgtcacccaGTGCGCCTCTGGCCAGTGagtgacaccctggggacactgggattgTCACCAactgtccccaaatgtcacccaGTGCGCCTCTGCCCAGTGagtgacaccctggggacactgaggggacactggggggacattggggggacattggggacactgaggggacactggggggacatttggggacatttgtgGACACTGATCCCGATCCCTGGGGCTGATCCGttgttttcctgatttttttccctgttttcccctgATTTTCTCCCGGTTTTCCAccgatttttttcctcttttaccCCAACATTcccctgattttttcccccattttacaCCGactttccccctctttttcccaatttttttcccattttcccccctttttttcccaaatttctccccattttccccccattttttcccaaattttcccccattttcacCCGActttccccccgtttttcccaaattttcccccattttcccccaactttccccgttttttccccattcccccccgttttttcccccattttcccccgttttttcccaaatttcccccattttcccccgttttttcccaaattccccccgttttttcccaatttttcccccattttccccctgttttttcccaaatttccccccattttccccctgttttttcccccattttccccccgttttttcccaaactttcccccgtttttcccccattttcctcccgtttttcccccattttccccccgttttttcccaaattttccccccgttttttcccaaattttcccccattttccccccgttttttcccaaatttctccccattttccccgttttttcccccattttccccctgttttttcccaaaattttcctcatttttccccgactttccccgttttttcccaaactttcccccattttccccccgtttttccccattttccccccgtttttcccaaatttcccccattttccccccgtttttttcccccattttcccccgttttcccccattttccccccgttttttcccccattttccccccgttttttccccattttcccccatttttccccaaattttcccccatttcccccccgattttccccattttccccccattttccccccgttttttccccattttctccccgtttttcccaaattttctcccattttccctccgtcttttcccaaattttccccccattttccccccgtttttcccccaaatttccccccattttttcccaaattttcccccattttcaccccttttttcccaaattttccccccattttcccccattttcccctcgttttttcccccattttccccctgttttttcccaatttttcccccattttccccccgttttttcccccattttccctggactttccccccgtttttcccaaatttccccccgttttttcccccattttttcccaaattcccccgtTTTTCCCGCCCTGGCAGCCCCCTGGTGCGCCGGATCCGCCGGGATTGCTCCGATTCCTTGGGGGCGTTCGAGCGCTGCCTGCGGGAGCGGCCGCGGAGCGCGACCGAGTGCGGCCCCCAGGTGAGGGAGTTCCTCACCTGCGCCCAGAGCGTCACCGGGGGGACACctacaggtgggacaggtgaggctGGAACACCTGAAAGGGAATTTGGAGccggaattttgggataaaattgggattttattccCTGGACACGCCCAGGGACACACCCGGGGACACGcccacaggtgagacaggtgagggtGGAGccccaaaaagggaattttgggataaaattgggattttattccCTGGACACACCCAGGGCCACACCCACAGGTGAGGCTCGAACccaaaaagggaatttggagccggaattttgggataaaattgggattttagCCGGGGACACGCCCGGGGACACGCCCGGGGACACGCCCACAGGTCAGACAGGTGAGGCTGGAACACCtgaaaggggatttggggataaaattgggattttattccctggacacacccagggacacgcccacaggtgagacaggtgaggctggaaccccaaaaagggaatttggagctggaattttgggataaaattgggattttat
Proteins encoded:
- the CHCHD5 gene encoding coiled-coil-helix-coiled-coil-helix domain-containing protein 5 isoform X4; amino-acid sequence: MEALAVTARLCGPQLERYGRCVAASPGSWHQDCHQLSLSVTECASAHPLVRRIRRDCSDSLGAFERCLRERPRSATECGPQVREFLTCAQSVTGGTPTENPRN
- the CHCHD5 gene encoding coiled-coil-helix-coiled-coil-helix domain-containing protein 5 isoform X2 translates to MEALAVTARLCGPQLERYGRCVAASPGSWHQDCHQLSLSVTECASAHPLVRRIRRDCSDSLGAFERCLRERPRSATECGPQVREFLTCAQSVTGGTPTGGTENPRN
- the CHCHD5 gene encoding coiled-coil-helix-coiled-coil-helix domain-containing protein 5 isoform X1, with the protein product MEALAVTARLCGPQLERYGRCVAASPGSWHQDCHQLSLSVTECASAHPLVRRIRRDCSDSLGAFERCLRERPRSATECGPQVREFLTCAQSVTGGTPTGGTGNASGQPA
- the CHCHD5 gene encoding coiled-coil-helix-coiled-coil-helix domain-containing protein 5 isoform X3, which gives rise to MEALAVTARLCGPQLERYGRCVAASPGSWHQDCHQLSLSVTECASAHPLVRRIRRDCSDSLGAFERCLRERPRSATECGPQVREFLTCAQSVTGGTPTGNASGQPA